A single window of Methylobacterium nodulans ORS 2060 DNA harbors:
- a CDS encoding Hpt domain-containing protein yields MADDPTALRDEDARITALPIHDERKYADTLDLVGEATAKRLLGRLIDQLQAAFQGDEDRAVIAREAHALISTSGLLGCDRLSELCRDLEEAAKAGLDLRGRLCTARRTRDLTAAALLALRD; encoded by the coding sequence ATGGCAGACGACCCCACCGCCCTGCGCGACGAGGATGCTCGCATCACCGCTCTCCCGATCCACGACGAGCGCAAATATGCGGACACGCTCGACCTCGTGGGCGAAGCCACCGCCAAGCGCCTGCTCGGCCGGCTGATCGACCAGTTGCAGGCCGCGTTCCAGGGCGACGAGGACCGGGCGGTGATCGCCCGGGAGGCTCACGCGCTGATCTCGACCTCCGGCCTCCTCGGCTGCGACCGCCTGTCGGAGCTCTGCCGCGACCTGGAGGAAGCCGCCAAGGCCGGCCTCGACCTGCGGGGACGGCTCTGCACGGCGCGCCGCACCCGCGACCTCACCGCCGCCGCCCTTCTGGCCCTGCGGGATTAG
- the chrA gene encoding chromate efflux transporter encodes MTTPPPSSPLRHDGAQPAAPRSLAEVFSAFLTLGLTSFGGPIAHLGYFRDEFVVRRRWIDEAAYADLVALCQFLPGPASSQVGFSLGVLRGGGLSGGLAAWAGFTLPSALLLVAVASGASAAPGPLVAGLLHGLKLVAVAVVAQAVWGMARSLAPDRPRAGLALAALWLVVLAPGAAGQLGAIALGAAGGLALCRASGGPAGRSAAFPVSRRTAVAALAIFLALLVLPPGLAGLTGSRALAVFDAFYRSGALVFGGGHVVLPLLQATLVAPGFVTGDSFLAGYGAAQAVPGPLFTVAAFLGTVLQGPPSGVAGAALALVAIFLPGLLLVLGALPFWDALRARPLAQAAMRGTNAAVVGILAAALYDPVWTSAVGAPRDMAVAATAFGLLTVGRLPPWLVVLLTAAGGAALA; translated from the coding sequence ATGACGACCCCGCCCCCGTCCTCCCCGCTCCGGCACGACGGCGCGCAGCCGGCCGCCCCGCGCTCCCTCGCGGAGGTCTTCTCCGCCTTCCTCACCCTCGGCCTGACCTCCTTCGGCGGCCCGATCGCGCATCTCGGCTATTTCCGGGACGAGTTCGTCGTCCGGCGCCGCTGGATCGACGAGGCGGCCTATGCGGATCTCGTGGCGCTCTGCCAGTTCCTGCCGGGCCCCGCCTCGAGCCAGGTCGGGTTCTCCCTCGGAGTGCTGCGCGGCGGCGGCCTTAGCGGCGGGCTCGCGGCCTGGGCGGGGTTCACGCTCCCGTCCGCCCTCCTCCTCGTCGCGGTGGCCTCCGGGGCGAGCGCCGCGCCGGGGCCGCTCGTCGCGGGCCTGCTCCACGGGCTGAAGCTCGTCGCGGTCGCGGTCGTGGCCCAGGCGGTCTGGGGCATGGCGCGCAGCCTCGCCCCCGACCGGCCGCGCGCGGGCCTCGCCCTCGCGGCCCTCTGGCTCGTCGTCCTGGCCCCCGGCGCCGCCGGGCAGCTCGGCGCCATCGCGCTCGGCGCCGCCGGCGGCCTTGCGCTCTGCCGCGCGTCCGGCGGACCGGCGGGCCGGTCCGCCGCCTTTCCGGTCTCGCGCCGGACCGCCGTGGCCGCGCTCGCGATTTTCCTTGCGCTCCTTGTCCTGCCTCCCGGGCTGGCCGGGCTCACGGGATCCCGGGCGCTCGCGGTCTTCGATGCCTTCTACCGGTCGGGCGCCCTGGTCTTCGGGGGCGGGCACGTGGTGCTGCCGCTCCTTCAGGCCACCCTGGTCGCCCCGGGCTTCGTGACGGGCGACTCCTTCCTGGCCGGCTACGGCGCCGCGCAGGCCGTGCCGGGGCCGCTCTTCACGGTCGCGGCCTTCCTCGGGACGGTGCTCCAGGGACCGCCGAGCGGGGTCGCGGGCGCGGCGCTCGCGCTCGTGGCGATCTTCCTGCCGGGGCTGCTCCTCGTCCTCGGCGCCCTGCCGTTCTGGGACGCGCTGCGGGCGCGGCCCCTGGCGCAGGCGGCCATGCGGGGCACCAACGCCGCCGTGGTCGGGATCCTGGCGGCGGCCCTCTACGATCCGGTCTGGACGAGCGCCGTCGGCGCGCCCCGCGACATGGCGGTCGCGGCGACGGCCTTCGGGCTGCTCACGGTCGGCCGGCTGCCGCCCTGGCTCGTCGTCCTGCTGACGGCAGCCGGCGGAGCCGCGCTTGCCTGA
- the guaA gene encoding glutamine-hydrolyzing GMP synthase — translation MTAEHDKILIIDFGSQVTQLIARRVREEGVYSEIVPYQAAEAAFAALKPKAVILSGGPESVTIETSPRAPQGVFEAGVPVLGICYGEQTMAAQLGGEVEGGHHAEFGRAEIEVIADSALFKGIWHVGEKYPVWMSHGDRVTKLPEGFSTIAISPNAPFAAVADEARRFYAVQFHPEVAHTPHGALLLRNFVRDIAGCSGDWSMRAFREEAIERIRAQVGTGKVLCGLSGGVDSAVAAVLIHEAIGEQLTCVFVDHGLLRLGEAEEVVRLFRDHYNIPLVHVQAQDLFLGALAGVTDPEVKRKTIGRLFIDVFEAEAKKIGGAAFLAQGTLYPDVIESVSFTGGPSVTIKSHHNVGGLPERMNMKLVEPLRELFKDEVRVLGRELGLPDAFVGRHPFPGPGLAIRCPGEITAEKLDALRKADAIYLEEIRKADLYDAIWQAFAVILPVKTVGVMGDGRTYDHVCALRAVTSVDGMTADFYPFDMTFLGRVATRIINEVKGINRVTYDITSKPPGTIEWE, via the coding sequence ATGACCGCCGAGCACGACAAGATCCTGATCATCGATTTCGGGAGCCAGGTGACCCAGCTCATCGCCCGCCGGGTGCGGGAGGAGGGGGTCTATTCCGAGATCGTGCCCTATCAGGCGGCGGAAGCCGCTTTCGCAGCGCTCAAGCCGAAGGCCGTGATCCTGTCGGGCGGGCCTGAATCGGTGACGATCGAGACCTCGCCCCGCGCGCCGCAAGGCGTGTTTGAGGCGGGCGTGCCGGTGCTCGGCATCTGCTACGGCGAGCAGACCATGGCGGCCCAGCTCGGCGGCGAGGTCGAGGGCGGCCACCATGCCGAGTTCGGCCGGGCCGAGATCGAGGTCATCGCCGATTCGGCCCTGTTCAAGGGCATCTGGCACGTCGGGGAGAAATACCCGGTCTGGATGAGCCACGGCGACCGGGTGACGAAGCTGCCGGAGGGCTTCTCCACCATCGCGATCTCGCCCAACGCCCCCTTCGCGGCGGTGGCCGACGAGGCGCGCCGCTTCTATGCGGTGCAGTTCCATCCCGAGGTCGCCCACACGCCCCACGGGGCGCTGCTCCTGCGCAACTTCGTGCGCGACATCGCCGGCTGCTCGGGCGACTGGTCGATGCGCGCCTTCCGGGAGGAGGCGATCGAGCGCATCCGCGCGCAGGTCGGGACCGGGAAGGTGCTGTGCGGCCTCTCGGGCGGCGTCGACTCGGCGGTGGCGGCGGTGCTGATCCACGAGGCGATCGGCGAGCAGCTCACCTGCGTGTTCGTGGATCACGGCCTGCTGCGCCTCGGCGAGGCCGAGGAGGTGGTGCGGCTGTTCCGCGACCACTACAACATCCCCCTCGTCCACGTGCAGGCGCAGGATCTCTTCCTCGGCGCGCTCGCCGGCGTCACCGACCCGGAGGTGAAGCGCAAGACGATCGGGCGCCTGTTCATCGACGTGTTCGAGGCCGAGGCGAAGAAGATCGGCGGCGCGGCGTTCCTGGCGCAGGGCACCCTCTACCCGGATGTGATCGAGAGCGTGTCCTTCACGGGCGGCCCCTCGGTGACGATCAAGAGCCACCACAATGTCGGCGGGCTGCCCGAGCGCATGAACATGAAGCTCGTGGAGCCCCTGCGCGAGCTGTTCAAGGACGAGGTGCGGGTGCTCGGCCGCGAGCTCGGCCTGCCCGACGCCTTCGTGGGCCGGCATCCCTTCCCGGGGCCGGGCCTCGCCATCCGCTGCCCGGGCGAGATCACGGCCGAGAAGCTCGATGCGCTCCGCAAGGCCGACGCGATCTACCTGGAGGAGATCCGCAAGGCCGATCTCTACGACGCGATCTGGCAGGCCTTCGCGGTGATCCTGCCGGTGAAGACGGTGGGCGTGATGGGCGACGGGCGCACCTACGACCATGTCTGCGCGCTGCGCGCCGTCACCTCGGTCGACGGCATGACGGCGGACTTCTATCCTTTCGACATGACGTTCCTGGGCCGCGTCGCCACCCGGATCATCAACGAGGTCAAGGGCATCAACCGGGTCACCTACGACATCACCTCGAAGCCTCCGGGCACGATCGAGTGGGAGTGA
- the guaB gene encoding IMP dehydrogenase, translating into MARIVADSIIEGLTFDDVLLRPAASSVMPAEVAIHTRLTRSIKLNLPIIASAMDTVTEARMAIAMAQNGGLGVIHRNLEPQEQAEQVRQVKKYESGMVLNPITIHPDETLADAHLLMRQNGISGIPVVERGPNGSKGKLVGILTNRDTRFATDPNQPIAELMTRDRLITVREGVTQDEAKRLLHQFRIEKLLVVDDHYRCIGLITVKDIEKQVAYPNAVKDEQGRLRVAAATTTGESGFERAERLIDAGCDVIVVDTAHGHSAKVLDSVRRVKTLSNAVQVIAGNVATREGAQALIDAGADAIKVGIGPGSICTTRIVAGVGVPQLTALMEAVEAAADADVPVIADGGIKYSGDLAKALAAGASVAMLGSLLAGTDEAPGEVFLYQGRSYKSYRGMGSVGAMARGSADRYFQAEVSDTHKLVPEGIEGQVPYKGPVAAVLHQLAGGLRAAMGYVGAEDLAAFRERAQFIRITNAGLRESHVHDVTITRESPNYPSRT; encoded by the coding sequence ATGGCCCGCATCGTTGCCGACAGCATCATCGAGGGCCTGACCTTCGATGACGTTCTGCTGCGGCCCGCTGCCTCGTCGGTGATGCCCGCCGAGGTTGCGATCCACACCCGGCTCACCCGCTCGATCAAGCTGAACCTGCCGATCATCGCCTCGGCGATGGACACCGTCACCGAGGCCCGCATGGCAATCGCCATGGCGCAGAACGGCGGCCTCGGCGTGATTCACCGCAACCTCGAGCCGCAGGAGCAGGCCGAGCAGGTGCGGCAGGTCAAGAAGTACGAATCCGGGATGGTGCTCAACCCCATCACCATTCACCCGGACGAGACGCTCGCCGATGCCCACCTGCTGATGCGCCAGAACGGCATCTCGGGCATCCCGGTGGTGGAGCGCGGCCCGAACGGCTCCAAGGGCAAGCTCGTCGGCATCCTGACGAACCGCGACACGCGCTTCGCCACCGACCCGAACCAGCCGATCGCCGAGCTGATGACCCGCGACCGGCTGATCACCGTACGCGAGGGCGTGACCCAGGACGAGGCCAAGCGCCTGCTGCACCAGTTCCGGATCGAGAAGCTGCTCGTGGTCGACGACCACTACCGCTGCATCGGCCTCATCACCGTCAAGGACATCGAGAAGCAGGTCGCCTATCCGAACGCGGTCAAGGACGAGCAGGGCCGCCTGCGGGTCGCCGCCGCCACGACCACGGGCGAGAGCGGCTTCGAGCGGGCCGAGCGCCTGATCGATGCGGGCTGCGACGTGATCGTGGTCGACACCGCCCACGGCCATTCCGCCAAGGTGCTCGACAGCGTGCGCCGGGTGAAGACGCTCTCGAACGCCGTGCAGGTCATCGCCGGCAACGTGGCGACCCGCGAGGGGGCGCAGGCCCTGATCGACGCGGGCGCCGATGCGATCAAGGTCGGCATCGGCCCGGGCTCGATCTGCACCACCCGCATCGTCGCGGGCGTCGGCGTGCCCCAGCTCACCGCCCTGATGGAGGCGGTCGAGGCCGCGGCCGATGCCGACGTGCCGGTGATCGCGGATGGCGGCATCAAGTATTCGGGCGACCTCGCCAAGGCGCTGGCAGCCGGCGCCTCGGTGGCGATGCTGGGCTCGCTGCTCGCCGGCACCGATGAGGCGCCGGGCGAGGTCTTCCTCTACCAGGGCCGCTCCTACAAGAGCTACCGCGGCATGGGCTCGGTGGGCGCCATGGCGCGCGGCTCGGCCGACCGCTACTTCCAGGCCGAGGTGAGCGACACCCACAAGCTGGTGCCGGAGGGCATCGAGGGGCAGGTGCCCTACAAGGGCCCGGTCGCGGCGGTGCTGCACCAGCTCGCGGGCGGGCTTCGCGCCGCGATGGGCTATGTGGGCGCCGAGGATCTCGCGGCCTTCCGCGAGCGGGCGCAGTTCATCCGCATCACCAATGCGGGCCTGCGCGAGAGCCACGTCCACGACGTGACCATCACCCGCGAGAGCCCGAACTACCCGAGCCGGACCTGA
- a CDS encoding alpha/beta hydrolase fold domain-containing protein: MIRRTAVLLLLLGLPALTPAARGQSAPAAAASAPDFARLEAEQSAATGKPGPRTVPGRRIPVPGPVGPEVQATTAAPDRAPALDANPDGAAEWKTQIGRPAAQTAAPLPALRERLGVVSTPEPIGGVKAWIIAPKEVPERNRNRLLVHLHGSSGTDPGEAGTLEAVLMAAFGGFTVISFGDRMPPDAPLPAAMDDAMAMWKAALTLQRPENMAVFGTSTGGAMTLALMLRAKQEGVKLPAAIAPGTPWSDLTETGDGDRATGWLDGVLVSSEGCLTPAARLYAAGHDPRDPQLSPISGDFRGLPPAILTAGTRDPFLSNTVRTHRKLRQAGVDASLQVFEGLSHAQSLSDPEAPETREVFGEIAAFFDRTLGTEPRGR; encoded by the coding sequence ATGATCCGCCGGACCGCCGTCCTGCTGCTGCTCCTGGGTCTTCCGGCCCTGACGCCCGCCGCCCGCGGTCAATCGGCCCCGGCGGCCGCGGCGAGCGCACCCGATTTCGCGCGGCTCGAAGCCGAGCAGAGCGCCGCCACCGGCAAGCCCGGTCCCCGCACGGTGCCCGGACGGCGCATCCCGGTGCCCGGCCCGGTCGGTCCCGAGGTCCAGGCGACGACCGCCGCGCCCGACCGGGCACCCGCTCTGGACGCGAACCCGGACGGTGCTGCCGAGTGGAAGACCCAGATCGGACGGCCCGCGGCGCAGACGGCGGCTCCCCTGCCGGCGCTGCGCGAGCGGCTCGGCGTGGTCTCGACGCCGGAGCCGATCGGCGGCGTCAAGGCCTGGATCATCGCCCCCAAGGAGGTGCCCGAGCGCAACCGCAACCGCCTGCTCGTCCATCTCCACGGCAGCTCCGGCACCGATCCGGGCGAGGCCGGCACGCTCGAAGCGGTGCTGATGGCGGCCTTCGGCGGCTTCACGGTGATCTCCTTCGGCGACCGCATGCCCCCGGATGCCCCCTTGCCGGCCGCGATGGACGACGCGATGGCGATGTGGAAGGCCGCGCTCACCCTGCAGCGCCCGGAGAACATGGCGGTGTTCGGCACTTCGACCGGCGGCGCCATGACGCTCGCCCTGATGCTGCGCGCCAAGCAGGAGGGCGTGAAGCTTCCGGCCGCGATCGCACCGGGCACCCCCTGGTCCGACCTCACCGAGACCGGCGACGGCGACAGGGCCACCGGATGGCTCGACGGCGTGCTGGTCTCCTCCGAGGGATGTCTCACGCCTGCCGCCCGCCTCTATGCGGCCGGCCACGACCCGAGGGACCCGCAGCTCTCCCCGATCTCCGGCGACTTCCGCGGCCTGCCGCCGGCCATCCTCACCGCCGGCACCCGCGACCCGTTCCTCTCGAACACGGTCCGCACCCACCGCAAGCTGCGCCAAGCCGGCGTCGACGCCTCCCTGCAGGTCTTCGAGGGCTTGAGCCACGCCCAGTCCCTGTCCGACCCGGAGGCCCCGGAGACGCGTGAGGTCTTCGGGGAGATCGCGGCATTCTTCGATCGGACGCTGGGAACCGAGCCGCGCGGTCGGTGA
- a CDS encoding HAD family hydrolase — protein MIRAVIFDIDGTLLDSVDAHAQAWARSFAAFGITVPEREIRGQIGKGGDQLLPVFLAPERLARDGEAIDCYRADLYRREYLPRIRPFPGVRALFERLRAEGHRLALASSGKADEVARYEEIAGIADLVDTATNSDEAERSKPAPDIIEAALAKLGRPASGRAVMIGDSPYDAESAGRAGLPTIGLLCGGFPEADLAAAGCIAIYRDPQDLLDGYDRSPLRLRAARGA, from the coding sequence ATGATCCGCGCGGTGATCTTCGATATCGACGGGACGCTCCTCGACAGCGTCGACGCGCATGCGCAGGCCTGGGCGCGCAGCTTCGCGGCCTTCGGGATCACGGTCCCGGAACGGGAGATCCGTGGCCAGATCGGCAAGGGCGGCGATCAGCTGCTTCCGGTCTTCCTGGCGCCCGAGCGGCTCGCGCGCGACGGCGAAGCCATCGATTGTTACCGGGCAGACCTCTACCGGCGGGAATACCTGCCGCGGATCAGGCCGTTCCCGGGCGTGCGGGCCCTGTTCGAGCGCCTGCGCGCCGAGGGCCACCGCCTCGCCCTCGCTTCCTCGGGCAAGGCCGATGAGGTGGCGCGCTACGAGGAGATTGCCGGCATCGCCGACCTCGTCGACACCGCGACCAACTCGGACGAGGCGGAGCGCTCGAAGCCTGCGCCCGACATCATCGAGGCCGCGCTCGCCAAGCTCGGCCGTCCCGCATCCGGCAGGGCCGTGATGATCGGCGATTCGCCCTACGATGCCGAATCCGCCGGGCGGGCCGGCCTCCCGACCATCGGTCTCCTGTGCGGCGGATTTCCGGAGGCGGATCTCGCAGCGGCCGGCTGCATCGCGATCTACCGCGACCCGCAGGACCTCCTCGACGGGTACGACCGGTCGCCCTTGCGGCTCCGGGCGGCGCGCGGCGCCTGA
- a CDS encoding MFS transporter, with protein sequence MSSTPTTPAGDPNALRVPVEDASLTAFYRDMTLPERRTFWACAAGWALDGMDFMIYPLVIGTIIRLWNVDAGTAGLAATVTLLASALGGWLAGYLADRIGRVLTLQLTILWFSFFSLVCAFAQDFSQLLIARALLGLGFGGEWAAGAVLMGETIRAQYRGRAVGSVQSGWAVGWGLAVLAQAILFSLLPPETAWRWMFVIGSVPALLVFYLRRYVEEPQVAAETRAKAAAAGDRPAIWEIFSGPILRTTILASLMAAGCQGGYYAITTWLPRFLTTERNLSIVTSTGYLAALIIGSFAGYLVGAWLADRLGRRPLFLIFSLGAIAVILAYTQLPLSNAVLWVLGFPLGFFASGYFSGMGAFLTELYPTRLRGSGQGFCYNFGRGIGALFPALVGYLSAGMTLASAIAIFAVVAYGVFFLAAFALPETRGKVLHADA encoded by the coding sequence ATGAGCTCGACGCCCACCACCCCTGCAGGAGACCCCAACGCCCTGCGGGTTCCGGTGGAGGATGCCAGCCTCACCGCCTTCTACCGCGACATGACGCTGCCGGAGCGGCGCACCTTCTGGGCCTGCGCGGCAGGTTGGGCGCTCGACGGCATGGACTTCATGATCTATCCGCTGGTGATCGGCACGATCATCCGCCTGTGGAACGTCGATGCCGGCACGGCCGGGCTCGCCGCCACCGTGACGCTGCTCGCCTCGGCGCTGGGAGGCTGGCTCGCGGGCTACCTCGCCGACCGGATCGGCCGGGTGCTGACGCTGCAGCTCACCATCCTGTGGTTCTCGTTCTTCTCGCTGGTCTGCGCCTTCGCGCAGGATTTCTCGCAGCTTCTCATCGCCCGCGCGCTGCTCGGGCTCGGCTTCGGCGGCGAATGGGCGGCGGGCGCCGTGCTGATGGGCGAGACGATCCGGGCGCAATACCGGGGCCGCGCGGTCGGCTCGGTGCAGTCCGGCTGGGCGGTGGGCTGGGGCCTCGCGGTGCTCGCCCAGGCGATCCTGTTCTCCCTGCTGCCGCCCGAGACCGCGTGGCGCTGGATGTTCGTGATCGGCTCGGTCCCGGCGCTCCTCGTCTTCTATCTCCGCCGCTACGTCGAGGAGCCGCAGGTCGCCGCCGAGACCCGGGCGAAGGCCGCTGCCGCCGGCGACCGCCCCGCCATCTGGGAGATTTTTTCCGGGCCGATCTTGCGCACCACGATCCTCGCCTCGCTGATGGCCGCGGGCTGCCAGGGCGGCTATTACGCCATCACCACCTGGCTGCCGCGCTTTCTCACCACCGAGCGCAATCTCTCCATCGTCACCTCGACCGGCTATCTCGCGGCGCTGATCATCGGTTCCTTCGCGGGCTATCTCGTCGGCGCGTGGCTCGCCGACCGGCTCGGGCGCCGGCCGCTCTTCCTCATCTTCTCGCTGGGCGCCATCGCGGTGATCCTGGCCTACACGCAGCTGCCGCTCTCGAACGCGGTGCTGTGGGTGCTGGGCTTTCCGCTCGGCTTCTTCGCCTCGGGCTATTTTTCCGGCATGGGCGCCTTTCTGACCGAGCTCTACCCCACCCGCCTGCGCGGTTCCGGCCAGGGCTTCTGCTACAATTTCGGCCGCGGCATCGGCGCCCTGTTCCCGGCACTCGTCGGCTACCTGTCGGCCGGGATGACGCTCGCCTCCGCCATCGCGATCTTCGCGGTGGTGGCGTACGGGGTGTTCTTCCTCGCAGCCTTCGCCCTGCCCGAGACCCGCGGAAAGGTGCTGCATGCCGATGCCTGA
- a CDS encoding alpha/beta hydrolase, with amino-acid sequence MPLHRRTLLTGAAALPFARSATGTVRAAEAAAPEAAQPAAPAPAPAPAPREAAPASPATPPPRPGADLEMLPLWPGLPPGGGGPDLDGPAFDESREGVIQSVARPCLMAVRPARPNGTAILIAAGGGYRRIDIGHEALPTAQWLAAQGITAFVFVYRLPGEGWAAGADAPLQDVQRAVRLVRARAKRDGYEPGRIGVVGFSAGGHLMGSAAVRFAARLYEPVDEDDALSARPDAAALIYPVITLRPPFDRTSSRRVLVGEAPTRFATNAYSVELHVRAQSPPTFLAQAADDPVAVVDNCLLMYGALRAADVPTEMHLFERGGHGFALGVPGTPAAAWPGLFLAWARRRGFIRG; translated from the coding sequence ATGCCGCTCCATCGCAGGACGTTGCTCACGGGAGCGGCCGCGCTCCCGTTCGCGCGCTCGGCGACCGGGACCGTCCGGGCGGCGGAAGCCGCTGCCCCGGAGGCCGCCCAGCCGGCGGCTCCGGCTCCGGCTCCGGCCCCAGCGCCCCGGGAGGCGGCTCCCGCTTCACCGGCCACACCTCCGCCCCGGCCCGGCGCTGATCTGGAGATGCTCCCCCTCTGGCCCGGGCTGCCGCCCGGCGGGGGCGGACCGGATCTCGACGGTCCGGCCTTCGACGAGAGCCGCGAGGGCGTCATCCAAAGCGTGGCGCGGCCCTGCCTGATGGCGGTGCGGCCGGCCCGCCCGAACGGAACCGCCATCCTGATCGCGGCGGGCGGCGGCTACCGGCGCATCGATATCGGGCACGAGGCCCTTCCGACCGCGCAGTGGCTGGCCGCGCAGGGCATCACCGCCTTCGTGTTCGTCTACCGCCTGCCCGGCGAGGGATGGGCCGCCGGGGCGGATGCCCCGCTCCAGGACGTGCAGCGGGCCGTGCGCCTCGTGCGGGCGCGGGCCAAGCGCGACGGCTACGAACCGGGCCGGATCGGCGTGGTCGGCTTCTCGGCCGGCGGCCACCTGATGGGCTCGGCTGCCGTGCGCTTCGCGGCGCGGCTCTACGAGCCGGTGGACGAGGACGATGCGCTCTCCGCGCGGCCCGACGCCGCGGCGCTGATCTATCCGGTCATCACCCTGCGCCCGCCCTTCGACCGCACCTCGAGCCGGCGGGTGCTGGTCGGCGAGGCCCCGACGCGGTTCGCCACCAATGCCTATTCGGTGGAACTGCACGTGCGCGCCCAATCGCCCCCGACCTTTCTTGCCCAGGCGGCCGACGATCCGGTCGCGGTGGTGGACAATTGCCTGCTGATGTACGGGGCGCTTCGCGCCGCCGACGTGCCGACCGAGATGCACCTGTTCGAGCGCGGCGGCCACGGTTTCGCCCTCGGCGTCCCGGGCACGCCCGCGGCGGCTTGGCCCGGCCTGTTCCTCGCCTGGGCGCGGCGGCGGGGGTTCATCCGCGGATAG
- a CDS encoding RsmB/NOP family class I SAM-dependent RNA methyltransferase, with translation MTPSARLAAAIEVLADIAARRRPVADALKDWGLAHRFAGSGDRAAIASLVYDALRRRASAAWIMGEDTPRAVLIGTLRLQRGLAGQTIAGLFTGERFAPAPLTQAERTRLDTATLADAPPHIAGDVPEWVLPSLVRILGDDLLPELKALARRAPLDIRVNTLKADRERVREGLAHLDPAPTPHAPHGLRVPVPDDGRGPALHVEPEFLEGLFEIQDEGSQLAALLSGARPGEMVIDLCAGGGGKTLALAAMMENRGRLVATDGDPRRLAPIHERLRRAGAAAEVRTPRGSRAAPEVLADLQGQADLVLVDAPCTGSGTWRRNPDAKWRLRPGSLATRRSDQAAVLDRAARLLKPGGRLVYVTCSLLPEENDEAVGGILTRQPGLTIRPPTLAPTLEAALRRTAHGVQLTPARTGTDGFYVSTVTLGQ, from the coding sequence ATGACGCCCTCAGCCCGTCTCGCGGCCGCCATCGAGGTGCTGGCCGACATCGCCGCACGCCGCCGCCCGGTGGCCGACGCGCTCAAGGATTGGGGCCTCGCCCACCGCTTCGCCGGCTCGGGCGACCGGGCCGCGATCGCCAGCCTCGTCTACGACGCCCTGCGCCGCCGCGCCTCGGCCGCCTGGATCATGGGCGAGGACACGCCCCGCGCGGTGCTGATCGGGACTCTGCGCCTCCAGCGGGGCCTTGCCGGGCAGACCATCGCGGGCCTGTTCACGGGCGAGCGCTTCGCGCCCGCTCCCCTGACGCAGGCCGAGCGGACGCGCCTCGACACCGCGACCCTCGCCGATGCGCCGCCCCACATCGCCGGCGACGTGCCCGAATGGGTGCTGCCCTCGCTCGTGCGGATCCTCGGCGACGACCTTTTGCCGGAGCTGAAGGCGCTCGCGCGCCGCGCGCCTCTCGACATCCGGGTCAACACCCTGAAGGCCGACCGCGAGCGGGTGCGCGAAGGTCTCGCCCATCTCGATCCCGCCCCGACCCCGCACGCGCCCCATGGCCTGCGCGTGCCGGTGCCGGATGACGGCCGTGGCCCGGCCCTGCATGTCGAGCCCGAATTCCTGGAGGGCCTGTTCGAGATCCAGGACGAGGGCTCGCAGCTCGCCGCGCTCCTGTCGGGCGCCAGGCCCGGTGAGATGGTGATCGATCTCTGCGCGGGCGGCGGCGGCAAGACCCTGGCGCTCGCGGCCATGATGGAGAACCGGGGACGGCTCGTCGCGACCGACGGCGATCCCCGCCGCCTCGCACCCATCCACGAACGCCTGCGCCGGGCCGGCGCGGCCGCCGAGGTGCGCACGCCCCGCGGCAGCCGGGCGGCCCCGGAGGTCCTGGCGGATCTCCAGGGACAGGCCGACCTCGTCCTCGTCGATGCCCCCTGCACGGGCTCGGGCACGTGGCGCCGCAACCCCGACGCCAAGTGGCGGCTGCGGCCGGGGAGCCTCGCGACGCGGCGCTCCGACCAGGCGGCGGTCCTCGACCGCGCCGCGCGGCTCCTGAAGCCCGGCGGCCGCCTCGTCTACGTCACCTGCTCGCTCCTGCCGGAGGAGAACGACGAGGCCGTGGGCGGGATTCTGACCCGGCAACCGGGTCTGACGATCCGCCCGCCCACCCTCGCGCCGACGCTCGAGGCAGCCCTGCGCCGCACCGCGCACGGCGTGCAGCTGACGCCGGCCCGCACCGGAACGGATGGATTCTACGTCAGCACGGTGACGTTGGGTCAATGA
- a CDS encoding MucR family transcriptional regulator, which yields MDAKNQKPESAVALTADVISAYVSNNHVQADDLVRLITEVHAAITAIGRGQKAPDPARKPTPAEIRRSIGRDVLISFEDGKPYKTLRRHLTMRGLTPESYRRKWGLPLDYPMTSASYSEQRSQLARTLGLGQQRRRRRTDAAAPDGEG from the coding sequence ATGGACGCGAAAAATCAAAAACCCGAATCGGCCGTTGCGCTGACGGCCGACGTCATTTCGGCTTACGTGTCGAACAACCACGTGCAGGCGGACGACCTCGTGAGGCTGATCACCGAGGTTCACGCGGCCATCACCGCCATCGGGCGGGGACAGAAGGCGCCCGATCCGGCGCGCAAGCCGACGCCCGCGGAGATCCGCCGGTCGATCGGCCGCGATGTCCTGATCAGCTTCGAGGACGGGAAGCCCTACAAGACCTTGCGCCGCCACCTGACGATGCGCGGCCTGACACCCGAGAGCTACCGGCGGAAATGGGGGTTGCCGCTCGACTACCCGATGACCTCGGCGAGCTATTCGGAGCAGCGCTCACAACTCGCCCGGACGCTGGGTCTCGGCCAGCAGCGCCGGCGGCGCCGGACCGACGCGGCCGCGCCGGACGGGGAGGGCTGA